The genomic region CCTCCCCGGCCGCCTCCGCCGGAGccgtcgcctccccctccggatccTCCCCGGCCTCCGCCGCCGCGTCGGCGGCCGACTCGGCCACCCCGTCCTGGTGGGAGTCCGTCTCCCAGGCGCGCTCCCGCATCCTCGCGCTCGCCTCCATCCTCCCACCCGAGGTCTCCCCCGGCGTGTCGGCTCTCGCGGACTCCGACCGCCCCGCCCGCGCCCTCCTCCGCTCCGCCGCCGCCTACGACGCCCTCTCCGGGGCGCTCCGCGCGGGGGGCGGCGCCGACGACCCCGCCTGCCACTGGCTCTACGACACGCTCCTCTCCCAGGACCCCGACCTCCGCCTCGCcgcgctcgccttcctcccgctCCTCTCGTCGCTCTACCTCCTCCGCCTGCCTCCCGCGCTCCCATCCTCGCTATCTGGCTTCGAGGCCGTCCTCCTCGCCGTCTACTCTTCCGAGGCCAAGAGCCGCCAGGGAAAGCCCGTGCTTGTCCATGTCCCCGACCTCTCCGTCCCCTCCCTGTACCACACTCCGCAGTCCAGCCCCAGCTCGAGATCGCCTCGCCGGCCGCACCCGCCGCCGATCCCCCCTCCTCCCGCAAATGTGGTGGTGGGCGTGCTGTCGCCGCCGCTGGAGCCACAGGCTGCAGTGAAGTCGACCAAGCGCGCGGGGATTATAGGGGTCGCCTTTGAGGCGTACTACGCCAAGATCGCCCAGATGCCCCCTGCATCCAAGGTGGATGCCTGCAATGCGGTGGCTGCCTGGGCGGGGCAGTACTGCAGATGCCGTTTTGAGCTTGATGAAGAGTTGGAGGTGGAGGAAGGGGATTCTCTGGGCTCCATGTCGCCATTGTCCACCGATGCTGAGAATGGGAATGGGAAAGCCCTGGAGGAAGAATTGGCAAAGCTGAGTGTCAATGGAGACAGCAGTGGACGGAATTGTGGTAAGGAGGAGGAGGTAAGGGAGGCAAGGGTGCAGCTACCGTGGGAGTTTCTGCAGCCAGTGATGAGGGTTCTTGGGCACTGCTTGCTCGCGCCACTGAACCCAATGGAGGTGCGGGATGCCGCCGCAGAAGCTGTGCGGGTTGTCTATGCCCGTGCATGTCATGAC from Triticum aestivum cultivar Chinese Spring chromosome 4A, IWGSC CS RefSeq v2.1, whole genome shotgun sequence harbors:
- the LOC123086583 gene encoding uncharacterized protein translates to MPTSPAASAGAVASPSGSSPASAAASAADSATPSWWESVSQARSRILALASILPPEVSPGVSALADSDRPARALLRSAAAYDALSGALRAGGGADDPACHWLYDTLLSQDPDLRLAALAFLPLLSSLYLLRLPPALPSSLSGFEAVLLAVYSSEAKSRQGKPVLVHVPDLSVPSLYHTPQSSPSSRSPRRPHPPPIPPPPANVVVGVLSPPLEPQAAVKSTKRAGIIGVAFEAYYAKIAQMPPASKVDACNAVAAWAGQYCRCRFELDEELEVEEGDSLGSMSPLSTDAENGNGKALEEELAKLSVNGDSSGRNCGKEEEVREARVQLPWEFLQPVMRVLGHCLLAPLNPMEVRDAAAEAVRVVYARACHDLVPQAILAARSLIELDKSARKAAKAAAVAASGIMVASGTAGSTASSSRPSSKPNTPSKQRKPDMLLVSK